A stretch of the Lineus longissimus chromosome 12, tnLinLong1.2, whole genome shotgun sequence genome encodes the following:
- the LOC135496841 gene encoding uncharacterized protein LOC135496841 yields the protein MVAEKALLAVCAAAIIMAVAVQAVERPMEFIPPSEPCRPDMKSCEYWLHIVVALTAVHMKKMTVPSNGKIYYHSPTNNYTGSTPVNTSDVIVADGYPESRMLYLVNGTLPGPTLTVYKGQNITVHVKNHMTETATSIHFHGIMQQGTPYADGVSFVTQCPIYPGQTFAHNFNITQPGGTYWYHAHAGNQRTMGIYGAFIIKNKPVPNKPEPEEHVIQLQDYNHDWSSEMNFFKMTYGLFDGTTEINATASHDGGMFSKLRFQSGLINGLGRWYDTPTTHNGAPLTKFKVKKGSNYRLRVINAGALYPFRFSVDGHELIAVATDGFDVEPIPVESFIINPGERYDVMLEANQAVKNYMIRAQTLEVGVNHIAEAVLNYQGVDSHDEPTTSRRACTPAKPCKVLNCPFTYYPKGSNTECISVDQLRGKEGDAPKAGSSSYKQFFLNFAFPGIGWTPGSVNGRAFHHPQVNPLGQMNEMHWGCDPEKCGVEKVCVCAYHLDINYGDTVQMVFLNMGQGNGWGHPVHLHGHSFYVVKQGFAQYNSTTGKIVGDNLDINCHGNKDRTKSFCNAATWSDSTWVGDNIPGLNLKKPPLKDTIIVPTSSYVIIRFKADNPGVWILHCHIEMHNNDGMAMMVREGKDRIPKPPKGFPTCRNFDYDGSYALQESKPTDEPRTTVKPGGQGGEKEKPKGEEFNYRDAFWAVAGTLIGLAAALFVVGVVWCCCCRKREPEPPRSRNSAKYHDNGGLTGDDGKAATDVKF from the exons ATGGTGGCGGAAAAGGCCCTGTTGGCTGTCTGCGCAGCCGCTATAATAATGGCGGTTGCAGTACAAGCTGTAGAAAGACCTATGGAGTTTATCCCGCCCTCTGAACCCTGTCGACCAGATATGAAGTCATGCGAATACTGGCTTCACATCGTGGTGGCCTTGACTGCTGTTCACATGAAGAAGATGACCGTTCCCTCGAACGGAAAAATCTATTACCACTCGCCGACGAACAACTACACCGGTTCAACGCCAGTCAACACATCGGACGTCATTGTTGCAGACGGCTACCCCGAGTCACGGATGTTGTATCTCGTAAATGGAACCTTGCCTGGACCAACATTGACCGTTTACAAAGGTCAAAACATAACAGTGCATGTCAAGAATCATATGACAGAAACCGCGACATCAATCCATTTTCACGGCATCATGCAGCAGGGGACACCATACGCCGATGGCGTTAGCTTCGTCACGCAATGCCCGATCTACCCTGGTCAAACGTTCGCTCACAACTTCAATATCACGCAGCCTGGCGGAACCTATTGGTACCATGCCCACGCGGGTAACCAGCGCACAATGGGGATATATGGTGCTTTTATAATTAAAAACAAGCCGGTCCCAAACAAACCTGAACCAGAGGAACACGTGATTCAGCTTCAGGACTACAACCACGATTGGAGCTCTGAGATGAACTTCTTCAAGATGACATATGGACTGTTTGATGGGACAACAGAGATCAATGCAACAGCAAGCCATGATGGAGGAATGTTCAGCAAGTTACGTTTCCAATCTGGCCTCATCAACGGTCTTGGAAGATGGTATGATACGCCCACCACCCACAATGGTGCGCCATTGaccaagttcaaggtcaagaaAGGGAGCAACTACAGATTACGTGTGATCAATGCAGGAGCACTGTACCCGTTTAGATTCTCTGTTGATGGACACGAACTGATCGCTGTAGCTACAGATGGCTTCGATGTTGAACCCATCCCGGTTGAATCCTTCATCATCAATCCTGGCGAGAGGTACGACGTCATGTTAGAGGCAAACCAAGCCGTAAAGAACTACATGATCCGCGCACAGACCTTGGAAGTTGGCGTGAATCACATTGCAGAAGCCGTTCTGAACTACCAGGGTGTTGATTCGCATGATGAACCAACCACATCACGGCGGGCTTGTACTCCGGCAAAACCTTGCAAAGTTCTGAATTGTCCATTCACATATTATCCAAAAGGGTCCAACACCGAGTGCATCAGCGTTGATCAACTCCGTGGAAAGGAAGGCGATGCCCCAAAGGCCGGTAGCTCGAGCTACAAGCAGTTTTTCCTCAACTTTGCTTTTCCTGGAATAGGGTGGACTCCAGGATCTGTGAACGGCCGGGCCTTTCATCATCCTCAGGTCAATCCACTCGGACAGATGAACGAGATGCATTGGGGGTGTGATCCAGAGAAATGTGGCGTAGAAAAGGTCTGTGTCTGCGCCTACCACTTGGATATCAACTACGGCGACACGGTGCAGATGGTCTTCCTGAACATGGGTCAAGGAAATGGATGGGGCCATCCGGTGCATTTGCACGGACACAGCTTTTACGTGGTCAAACAAGGTTTTGCGCAGTACAATAGCACAACTGGGAAGATCGTTGGAGACAACTTGGATATCAATTGCCACGGCAACAAAGATAGGACAAAGTCGTTCTGTAACGCCGCCACCTGGTCTGACAGTACGTGGGTCGGGGACAACATCCCTGGTTTGAACCTGAAGAAACCCCCTCTCAAGGACACCATCATCGTTCCAACCAGCAGCTATGTGATCATCCGCTTCAAGGCTGACAACCCCGGCGTATGGATCCTGCATTGTCACATCGAAATGCACAACAATGACGGTATGGCGATGATGGTGAGAGAAGGCAAAGACAGAATCCCGAAACCTCCGAAAGGCTTTCCGACGTGTAGGAACTTCGACTACGATGGGAGCTATGCACTTCAAGAATCGAAACCTACCGATGAACCCAGAACGACAGTAAAACCTGGTGGCCAAGGCGGAGAAAAGGAGAAACCAAAAGGCGAAGAGTTTAACTACC GTGATGCATTCTGGGCCGTCGCTGGAACACTCATTGGCCTGGCGGCTGCTCTCTTTGTCGTAGGCGTAGTCTGGTGTTGCTGCTGTCGGAAGCGAGAGCCTGAGCCACCTAGATCGAGAAACAGTGCTAAGTACCACGACAATGGCGGTTTGACTGGTGATGATGGGAAAGCAGCAACTGATGTGAAGTTTTGA
- the LOC135497287 gene encoding uncharacterized protein LOC135497287 — protein MVAEKALLAVCAASIIMVVAVQAVERPMEFIPPSEPCRPDMKSCEYWLHIVVALTAVHMKKMTFPWNGKIYYHSPTNNYAGSTPVNTSDVIVADGYPESRMLYLVNGTLPGPTLTVYKGQNITVHIKNHMTEPATSIHFHGIVQQGTPYADGVSFVTQCPIYPGQTFAHNFNITQPGGTYWYHAHAGNQRTMGIYGAFIIKNKPVPNKPEPEEHVIQLQDYNHDWSSEMNFFKVAYGMFKGTTKINGTASHDGGMFSNFNIQSGLINGLGRWYNTSTTHNGAPLTKFKVKKGSNYRLRVINAGALYPFRFSVDEHELTAVATDGSDVEPIPVESFIINPGERYDVMLEANKTVKNYMIRAQTLDVGLNHIAEAVLNYQGVDSHDEPTTSRRACTPAKPCKVLNCPFTYYPKENNTESNIECISVDQLRGKEGDAPKAGNSSYKQFFLNFAFPGIGWTPASVNGRTFHHPQVNPLGQMDEMHWGCDPEKCGEDKVCACTYHLDINYGDTVQMVFLNMGQGKGFGHPVHLHGHSFYVVKQGFAQYNSTTGKFIGDNLDINCRGNRNRTETFCNAATWSDSAWDGDNIPGLNLKKPPIKDTIIVPTSSYVIIRFKADNPGVWILHCHIEMHNNDGMAMMVREGKDRIPKPPKGFPTCRNFDYDGSYALQESTDKPRTKGEEFNSRDAFWAVAGILILLVATNVVIVVWCCCCLKREPEPPRSRNSAEYHDNGGLTGDDRKAATDVKF, from the exons ATGGTGGCGGAAAAGGCCCTGTTGGCTGTCTGCGCAGCCTCTATTATAATGGTGGTTGCAGTACAAGCTGTAGAAAGACCTATGGAGTTTATCCCGCCCTCTGAACCCTGTCGACCAGATATGAAGTCATGCGAATACTGGCTTCACATCGTGGTTGCCTTGACTGCTGTTCACATGAAGAAGATGACCTTTCCCTGGAACGGAAAAATCTATTATCACTCGCCGACGAACAACTACGCCGGTTCAACGCCAGTCAACACATCGGACGTCATTGTTGCAGACGGCTACCCCGAGTCACGGATGTTGTATCTCGTAAATGGAACCTTGCCTGGACCAACATTGACCGTTTACAAAGGTCAAAACATTACAGTGCATATCAAGAATCATATGACAGAACCCGCGACATCAATCCATTTTCACGGCATCGTGCAGCAGGGGACACCATACGCCGATGGCGTTAGCTTCGTCACGCAATGCCCGATCTACCCTGGTCAAACGTTCGCTCACAACTTCAATATCACGCAGCCTGGCGGAACCTATTGGTATCATGCCCACGCGGGTAACCAGCGCACAATGGGGATATATGGTGCTTTTATAATTAAAAACAAGCCGGTCCCAAACAAACCTGAACCAGAGGAACACGTGATTCAGCTTCAGGACTACAACCACGATTGGAGCTCTGAGATGAACTTCTTCAAGGTTGCATATGGAATGTTCAAGGGGACAACAAAGATCAATGGCACAGCAAGCCACGATGGAGGAATGTTTAGCAATTTCAATATCCAATCTGGCCTCATCAACGGTCTTGGAAGATGGTATAATACGTCCACCACCCACAATGGTGCGCCCTTGaccaagttcaaggtcaagaaAGGGAGCAACTACAGATTACGCGTGATCAATGCAGGAGCACTGTACCCGTTTAGATTCTCTGTTGATGAACACGAACTGACCGCTGTAGCTACAGATGGCTCCGATGTGGAACCCATCCCGGTTGAATCCTTCATCATCAATCCTGGCGAGAGGTACGACGTCATGTTAGAGGCAAACAAAACCGTAAAGAACTACATGATCCGCGCACAGACCTTGGATGTTGGCTTGAATCACATTGCAGAAGCCGTTCTGAACTACCAGGGTGTTGATTCGCATGATGAACCAACCACATCACGGCGGGCTTGTACTCCGGCAAAACCTTGCAAAGTTCTGAATTGTCCATTCACATATTATCCCAAAGAGAACAACACCGAGTCCAACATCGAGTGCATCAGCGTTGATCAACTCCGTGGAAAGGAAGGCGATGCTCCAAAGGCCGGTAACTCGAGCTACAAGCAGTTTTTCCTCAATTTTGCTTTTCCTGGAATAGGGTGGACCCCAGCATCTGTGAACGGCCGGACCTTTCATCATCCTCAGGTTAATCCACTCGGACAGATGGACGAGATGCATTGGGGGTGTGACCCAGAGAAATGTGGCGAAGACAAGGTATGTGCCTGCACCTACCACTTGGATATCAACTACGGCGACACGGTGCAGATGGTCTTCCTGAACATGGGTCAAGGAAAGGGATTCGGCCATCCGGTGCATTTGCACGGACACAGCTTTTACGTGGTCAAACAAGGTTTTGCGCAGTACAATAGCACAACTGGGAAGTTCATTGGAGACAACTTGGATATCAATTGCCGTGGCAACAGAAATAGGACAGAGACGTTCTGTAACGCCGCCACCTGGTCTGATAGCGCGTGGGACGGGGACAACATCCCTGGTTTGAACCTGAAGAAACcccctatcaaggacaccatcaTCGTTCCAACCAGCAGCTATGTGATCATCCGCTTCAAGGCTGACAACCCCGGCGTATGGATCCTGCATTGTCACATCGAAATGCACAACAATGACGGTATGGCGATGATGGTGAGAGAAGGCAAAGACAGAATCCCGAAACCTCCGAAAGGCTTTCCGACGTGTAGGAACTTCGACTACGATGGGAGCTATGCACTTCAAGAATCTACCGATAAACCCAGAACGAAAGGCGAAGAGTTTAACTCCC GTGATGCATTCTGGGCCGTTGCTGGAATTCTCATTCTCCTGGTGGCTACTAATGTTGTAATCGTAGTCTGGTGTTGCTGCTGTCTGAAGCGAGAGCCTGAGCCACCTAGATCGAGAAACAGTGCTGAGTACCACGACAATGGCGGTTTGACTGGTGATGATAGGAAAGCAGCAACTGATGTGAAGTTTTGA
- the LOC135497151 gene encoding uncharacterized protein LOC135497151, which produces MVAEKALLAVCAASIIMVVAVQAVERPMEFIPPSEPCRPDMKSCEYWLHIVVALTAVHMKKMTFPWNGKIYYHSPTNNYAGSTPVNTSDVIVADGYPESRMLYLVNGTLPGPTLTVYKGQNITVHIKNHMTEPATSIHFHGIVQQGTPYADGVSFVTQCPIYPEQTFAHNFNITQPGGTYWYHAHAGNQRTMGIYGAFIIKNKPVPNKPEPEEHVIQLQDYNHDWSSEMNFFKVAYGMFKGTTKINGTASHDGGMFSNFNIQSGLINGLGRWYNTSTTHNGAPLTKFKVKKGSNYRLRVINAGALYPFRFSVDEHELTAVATDGSDVEPIPVESFIINPGERYDVMLEANKTVKNYMIRAQTLDVGLNHIAEAVLNYQGVDSHDEPTTSRRACTPAKPCKVLNCPFTYYPKENNTESNIECISVDQLRGKEGDAPKAGNSSYKQFFLNFAFPGIGWTPASVNGRTFHHPQVNPLGQMDEMHWGCDPEKCGEDKVCACTYHLDINYGDTVQMVFLNMGQGKGFGHPVHLHGHSFYVVKQGFAQYNSTTGKFIGDNLDINCRGNRNRTETFCNAATWSDSAWDGDNIPGLNLKKPPLKDTIIVPTSSYVIIRFKADNPGVWILHCHIEMHNNDGMAMMVREGKDRIPKPPKGFPTCRNFDYDGSYALQESKPTDKPRTKGEEFNYRDAFWAVAGILILLVATNVVIVVWCCCCLKREPEPPISRNSAKFHDNGGLTGDDRKAATDVKF; this is translated from the exons ATGGTGGCGGAAAAGGCCCTGTTGGCTGTCTGCGCAGCCTCTATAATAATGGTGGTTGCAGTACAAGCTGTAGAAAGACCTATGGAGTTTATCCCGCCCTCTGAACCCTGTCGACCAGATATGAAGTCATGCGAATACTGGCTTCACATCGTGGTTGCCTTGACTGCTGTTCACATGAAGAAGATGACCTTTCCCTGGAACGGAAAAATCTATTACCACTCGCCGACGAACAACTACGCCGGTTCAACGCCAGTCAACACATCGGACGTCATTGTTGCAGACGGCTACCCCGAGTCACGGATGTTGTATCTCGTAAATGGAACCTTGCCTGGACCAACATTGACCGTTTACAAAGGTCAAAACATTACAGTGCATATCAAGAATCATATGACAGAACCCGCGACATCAATCCATTTTCACGGCATCGTGCAGCAGGGGACACCATACGCCGATGGCGTTAGCTTCGTCACGCAATGCCCGATCTACCCTGAACAAACGTTCGCTCACAACTTCAATATCACGCAGCCTGGCGGAACCTATTGGTATCATGCCCACGCGGGTAACCAGCGCACAATGGGGATATATGGTGCTTTTATAATTAAAAACAAGCCGGTCCCAAACAAACCTGAACCAGAGGAACACGTGATTCAGCTTCAGGACTACAACCACGATTGGAGCTCTGAGATGAACTTCTTCAAGGTCGCATATGGAATGTTCAAGGGGACAACAAAGATCAATGGCACAGCAAGCCACGATGGAGGAATGTTTAGCAATTTCAATATCCAATCTGGCCTCATCAACGGTCTTGGAAGATGGTATAATACGTCCACCACCCACAATGGTGCGCCCTTGaccaagttcaaggtcaagaaAGGGAGCAACTACAGATTACGCGTGATCAATGCAGGAGCACTGTACCCGTTTAGATTCTCTGTTGATGAACACGAACTGACCGCTGTAGCTACAGATGGCTCCGATGTGGAACCCATCCCGGTTGAATCCTTCATCATCAATCCTGGCGAGAGGTACGACGTCATGTTAGAGGCAAACAAAACCGTAAAGAACTACATGATCCGCGCACAGACCTTGGATGTTGGCTTGAATCACATTGCAGAAGCCGTTCTGAACTACCAGGGTGTTGATTCGCATGATGAACCAACCACATCACGGCGGGCTTGTACTCCGGCAAAACCTTGCAAAGTTCTGAATTGTCCATTCACATATTATCCCAAAGAGAACAACACCGAGTCCAACATCGAGTGCATCAGCGTTGATCAACTCCGTGGAAAGGAAGGCGATGCTCCAAAGGCCGGTAACTCGAGCTACAAGCAGTTTTTCCTCAATTTTGCTTTTCCTGGAATAGGGTGGACCCCAGCATCTGTGAACGGCCGGACCTTTCATCATCCTCAGGTTAATCCACTCGGACAGATGGACGAGATGCATTGGGGGTGTGACCCAGAGAAATGTGGCGAAGACAAGGTATGTGCCTGCACCTACCACTTGGATATCAACTACGGCGACACGGTGCAGATGGTCTTCCTGAACATGGGTCAAGGAAAGGGATTCGGCCATCCGGTGCATTTGCACGGACACAGCTTTTACGTGGTCAAACAAGGTTTTGCGCAGTACAATAGCACAACTGGGAAGTTCATTGGAGACAACTTGGATATCAATTGCCGTGGCAACAGAAATAGGACAGAGACGTTCTGTAACGCCGCCACCTGGTCTGATAGCGCGTGGGACGGGGACAACATCCCTGGTTTGAACCTGAAGAAACCCCCTCTCAAGGACACCATCATCGTTCCAACCAGCAGCTATGTGATCATCCGCTTCAAGGCTGACAACCCCGGCGTATGGATCCTGCATTGTCACATCGAAATGCACAACAATGACGGTATGGCGATGATGGTGAGAGAAGGCAAAGACAGAATCCCGAAACCTCCGAAAGGCTTTCCGACGTGTAGGAACTTCGACTACGATGGGAGCTATGCACTTCAAGAATCGAAACCTACCGATAAACCCAGAACGAAAGGCGAAGAGTTTAACTACC GTGATGCATTCTGGGCCGTTGCTGGAATTCTCATTCTCCTGGTGGCTACTAATGTTGTAATCGTAGTCTGGTGTTGCTGCTGTCTGAAGCGAGAGCCTGAGCCACCTATATCGAGAAACAGTGCTAAGTTCCACGACAATGGCGGTTTGACTGGTGATGATAGGAAAGCAGCAACTGATGTGAAGTTTTGA